TAATCTATATTTAACTGAAAGTAAGCCACATAGCCAACATAATACATTGGTCGTATAGCAAAAGATAAAAACAATAGTATTGTAAACAGCTTTTTCAGAAAAAAATGATTTTTGCAAAGTTATATTATTTAGATGAAATTAATAAAATAAACTTGTGCTATATAAAATATAAAAGCGACCCGTGGATCGCTTTTTATCTCTTTTTATTAAGGTTTTAAATAAATTAAACATTGGTCTAGTTTTGGGTTTTGTTGCACTAGAGATTCTATATAAAGCTTAAGCTCTTCAATCTCATATGGTAGTAACCGCTCTAGAGCTTTTTGTACTTCTTTACAAAACAAAGACGTGTCAAAACTAACTTTTTGCAATACAGTTTTAGTGTACTCAAACATTGCTCTTGCCATAATTAATATTTTTTTTAAGTTGATTTAAAGTAGTGTTGTAATATAGGCGAACAGTTTAAAAGTTTCGATTAAAGGTAACAATAAAAAGCTATCCAAAAATGAAACCTATCAAATTTTAACAGTTAAAGCAACGTTAAAATTACAAAACTAAAAGCGATTATCGCCATCCAACAAATTCCCTAAACCGCCTAAAATACTACCTTCTCCCCTACTTTTTTCGCCACTTGGAATACTCTGTAAAACACGTCCTGCTAATCTACTAAAAGGTAACGATTGGATATAAACAATACCTGGACCTTGTAATTTTGCAAAAAACATACCTTCACCACCAAAAATGGTGTTTTTTATACCTCCAACAAACTCTATATCATAATTTACGTCTTGTGTAAACCCGACGATACAGCCTGTATCGACTCTTAAAGTTTCTCCTCTTTTTAATACTTTCTTTGCCAAAGTTCCGCCAGCATGTACAAAAGTTAAACCATCGCCTTCTAATTTTTGCATAATAAAACCTTCGCCACCAAATAAACCGCGACCCAATTTTTTACTAAATTCGATTCCAACACTAACGCCTTTTGCTGCACATAAAAAAGCATCTTTTTGGCATATAAATTTACCTTTATGCTCCAATAAATCTATTGCTAAAATTTTTCCAGGGTAAGGTGATGCAAAACTAACCTTACGCTTTCCTGTAAGATTATTATAAAATGCGGTCATAAAAAGACTTTCACCGGTTAACAAACGTTTACCTGCACCAAATATTTTTCCTAAAAAGCCTGTATCATTTTGAGAGCCATCGCCAAAAATGGTTTCCATTTTAATACCATCGTCCATCATCATAAAGCTACCCGCTTCCGCAATAACACCTTCTTCTGGATCTAACTCAATCTCTACATATTGCATTTCTTCACCAAAAATCTCATAATCGATCTCGTGTGCGTTTAAACTATTATTAGATGCTCCATTTTTTTGATACATATTACTAAGGTTTTAATTTATTATATGTTGTTTATTTATATTATTTGTTACAATAATCTATTAACTTTTTACTTTTACTGACCACTCAAAATTAAAAGTAGAGACTACTACTCCATCTGCATTTGTACCTACAGATTGCATCCAAAGCGTTTGACCTTTACCAGTTTTAATGGCTTCAGCTAAAGCGTCATCTACTTTTTTACCATCATTACATACAAATGTAATTCTACCTGTTGCCTTTTTTGTAAACGTAGCGTTGTTAGTTGTAACTAGCATAGATATTTTTTTTCCAGACGCTTTAATCTTCATTATCATCATAGCACCAGTAGAAAACTCTGCTGCCATACCTTGAACTGCCCAAAACATAGATTTAAAAGGATTTTGATTAATCCATCTATGTTTTACCGTCGTTATGCACTGTTCGTCATTTAACACTTTTGTACGCACACCACACAAATAGGCTGATGGTAACTTAAGCATTGTGAATGTATTGAGTTTACTAGGAGATATCTTCATTTATAAATCTATTTTCAGCTAAATTATTGAAAATAATCGAGAATCCAATATGTTAAAAATATGTTAAATTACAGTACTTTGTATTACATAATACCTTTTTAAAGACATATATTTGCATAGACAACTATTATATACTTTTAAAACATGATCACCAATCATCAAAAAAACCTAGCTACTTTTATTCATTTATCGACTTTTTCTCGATTTATATTTCCATTTGGAAACATCATTGCTCCAATCATATTATGGATTGCTAATAAAGATAAATCGGACTTTATTGATACACATGGTAAACAAGCTATTAATTTTCAGTTCAGCATCTTATTATACGCTATGATTATAGGCATACTGACCATTCCTTTTTTTGCTTTTAGTCTATTTGACCATTTAGATATTTTAGATTTTCATGCTTTTGAAGGTATCCATATTAATATTAGTGATCCTTCTCCCCTATTTTACATTGGCGGAAGTTTAGGGTTATTAGCTGTTATTGCATTTATATTAGAACTAATTTTTATTATCAATGCTAGTTTAAAAGCTAAGAATGGAGAAAATTACAATTACCCTTTCACCATCAATTTTATCAAGTAAATTATGAAACATTCAACGTTAATACTAGCTTTTTTATTTTCCCTTTCGGCTTTAAGCCAAGTGAAAAAACAATCTGAATTACACAGAACACTAGCAATCAATGATAGTTTATTATTTACTGAAGGGTTAAACAAATGTAATCCTAGTTTGATGGCTAAATATATTCATTCTGACTTTGAATTTTATCATGACAAAGGAGGCATAGATAAAGGAAAACAACTCTTTATCAAAAATATAGAAACTATGTGTGCAGGAGAAGGCATGGCTAACAAACGTATTCTAGTAAGAGGGTCACTAATTGTTTATCCTCTTTATGATAATAAAATATTATATGGCGCAATACAACATGGAGAGCATAAATTTGGAGATAGCACACCTAAATTTACTCACTTATGGTTACTAGAAGATGCGACATGGAAATTAAGTAGAGTGTTAAGCTATGATCATTAAAAAATAATCAATCAATCAATCAATCAATCAATCAATCAATCAATCAATCAAAAAACGAACAGTTAATCATTATGAAACAGTTTACAACACTATGACAAGCGCAATACCTCTCAGACGGTCACTAAACATCGATATCTGTAATGCAAATGAAATAATACTTGTAAAAAACACCAGAAAAGACTTATGAAAATAGAAAATACAAAAGCACAAATGCGAAAAGGTGTTCTGGAATACTGCATCTTGTCAGTCTTGAAGGACGAAGATGCCTACGTTGCAGAAATTTTAGGCACGCTTAAAGACGCAAAGTTGCTAGTGGTAGAAGGTACAATATATCCGTTATTAACACGACTTAAAAATGCAGGATTACTCAACTATCGTTGGGAAGAATCAACTTCTGGGCCACCACGTAAATATTACGGTTTAACAGAAACAGGTCATCTTTTTTTAAAGGAATTAACCACGACTTGGAACGAATTACAAAATGCAGTAAATATAGTAACATCAATTAAATCAACTAACAATGAATAAAACAGTCAATATAAATTTAGCAGGTATATTTTTTCATATAGATGAAGATGCGTACTTAAAATTACAGCGCTATCTTGAGGCTATAAAACGTTCATTTACTGACTCTCAAGGGCGTTCTGAAATTATAGCTGATATAGAAATAAGAATAGCAGAATTGTTTTCTGAACGTATGAAAACAGACCGTCAAGTGATTAGCAATACAGAAGTCGATGATGTAATTACCATTATGGGACAGCCGGAAGACTACCTTGTTGATGACGAAATTTTTGAAGATGAGCCTGAGCAAAAAAGTTACTCGAAATCAAACACGTATTCAAAATCTAAAAATGTAAACTCTAAAAAATTATTTAGAGATACAGAAAACAGTTATGTTGGTGGTGTTTGTTCTGGATTAGCACATTACTTTAATATCGAAGTTATTTGGGTAAGATTAATTTGGGTACTCTTAATTTTTGGAGCAGGAACAGGTGTGTTTTTATACATCTTACTATGGGTTTTTATCCCAGAAGCGACGTCTACTGCAGATAAGCTAACCATGACTGGAGAAGAAGTTACCATTACAAACATCGAAAAAAAAATTAGAGACGGGTTTGATAGTGTAACAGAAAATGTAAAAAATATAGATTTTCAAAAACATGCAGACAAATTTAAAGAAGGGTTTGAACAGGCGTCTGATAGTTTTTCCGAATCTGTAAAAAAAATAGATACTAACAAGATTAAATCGAGTAGTAAATCGTTTTTTGAAAGCTTAGGAAGTGTGAGTTCATCTTTATTAAAAATAGTTTCAAAATTTATCGGTATCACACTAGTTGTATCCTGTGTTGCTGGTATTATAGCCTTAGCAATTGGCTTAATTTTTGGAACCTTCATTGATGCTGATTTTGGATTTTTCACTTCAGACTTTGTAAGAACATATGATGGTACCGATGGTCTCTTTTGGTTATTCCCAGTCTTAATATTTATAGTGAGTGTAATTCCTATTATTTTCTTTATTTACTTAGGTTTAAAAATATTAGTCAAAAACTTAAAACCAATGGGTAGTGTTGCTAAATATAGCTTAATTGGTTTATGGATCATGGCCGTTATTGGATTGGCTATTGTCGGTACAAAACAAGGTTTAGGCTATAAAGAACAAGCTTCTGACATAAAAACACAGCAATTAACTAACATTAAAACCAATGACACTTTGGTTCTTAGTATGAATTACAATGACACCTTTGCTGAGCGGTTTATAAGAGATTATGGTCTGCAACATACAAATGATGACAACGGTAATGACGTCGTGTTTTCTCAAGGTATCAGACTAATTGTTAAATCCACAAAAGATAGTATAGCTAAGCTTAGAGTTAAAAAATCTGCAAGAGGTATCAATTTGGGTAAAGCTAAAAACAGAGCTAAAAACATCAATTATAATTACACGCTAGCAGATAACAACTTAATACTAGATAATTATTTTACAGTGCCTAAAAATGAAATATCTAGAGATCAAGAAATTGAATTAACACTATACCTGCCAGAAGGAAGTATTTTATATGCCGAAGAAAGCACATACAATTACCACAGAAACAATACCCATTATTACAACGACATTTTAAATAATGGAATGGAAGAACAGTATTTATTAGTAAAACGGGCTCAATTGGAATGTTTGGATTGTGATACTGACAATAATGACGAAAATAACAACAAACAATCTAATACAACGACTCAGGATGCCTCTATAATAGTAGTTAACGAAGATGGTTTAGTCGCAAAAACAGAAAATTTAGATGTCATCATTAACGATGAAGGCGCTAAAGCAAGTACAAAAAACGTCAAAGTAACTATTAATGAAGAAGATGGCATTAACATAACAAGTAATAAAGACAATAAACAATAAATAGTAATCATCAATCAAAAAATCAAATCACTATGATCACAGTAATCGAGTATCTAGTAACAACCATTGTGCTTATTTTTTTTTAGAACAGGCACCAAATTAAATCAAAAATAATCAATCAAAAAACCAGCCATTTCAAGCTTTAAAAAAAGTTTGGGATGGTTTTTGCTTATCTTTGTGCGTAACATATATTATATTAATAATGACAAAACAATTACTCCCTCTACTTTTTATTTTAATGACTACTATTACATTTGCTCAAAAAAAGCAAAAAGTAAAAGGAAGTCGTGTCTTAACAACAAAAACGACTGGCGTAAATGCTTTTCAGCGTTTGGTTTTAAATGAAGAATTTGAAGTAAGATTAGTCAAAGCAGATTCCACTAAAGTGTCTATAATGACTGATGATAATTTACATGAATACATTAAAATTATTTCTCAAGATAGTACCTTAACTTTAAAAACAACAGGTAGACTTCAAGAAAAAAAATTAGAAATTATTGTTTATTATAGTGATCTATTAAATACTATCGAGCTTAAAGAAGATGCCGAAATTAACTCGACAAGCAGTTTAGATTTCAAAGATTTAACACTTACTACTTCTGGAAACGCGAAAGCCTATTTAACTATAGAAAGTAATTTGTTTAAATTAATAAATAACGATAAAGCTAAAGCTGAACTTAACATCACTGCAAAAGCTGCAACTTTAGAATTAAACAACAGTAGCAAAGTAGAAGCCTTGATAAATGCCTCTAAAATAGTAGTCGATCTATTAGAAAGTGCTGATGCTAAAATTGAAGGTGATACTGAAAACTTAATATTAAATGCTGATAATTCTTCAGAATTTAATGGCGAAAATCTAACGACAAAAAATGCAACAGTTACTGCAGAGAACAGAGCTGAAGCTAGTATTGCTGCAAGTGACAACTTAGTCATTAATGCATCAGGAACCTCAATACTTGAAATCTATGGAAGTTCTAAAATAACTATTGAACATTTTGAAGGTAATGCTATCTTAAAAAAGAAGGATTAAAGGAATATAAAGACATAAAAAAAACCGAAGCAAATGCTTCGGTTTTTTTTATTTTAAAAAGTTTAAGCTCTAATTGTAATTAGAAGTACTTACCTCAAAACTAGAATCTTTAGCTGCTAAGTAACGTTCTGCATCTAAAGCAGCCATACACCCTGTACCTGCAGCTGTAATAGCTTGTCTGTACACATGATCTGCAGCATCTCCACTTACAAAAACACCATCTATATTCGTTTTAGATGTTCCTGGTTTAGCATTAATAATATACCCCGTTTCATCTAAATCTAAAAACCCTTTAAAGATATCTGTATTTGGCTTATGTCCAATAGCTACAAAAAATCCTGTTGCAGGAATTAAATGTGAGTCGTTCGTTTTATTATTAAGTACTTTAACACCTGTTACAACCTGTCCATCTCCAATAACTTCTTCTGTTTCTGTATTGAATAAGATTTCGATGTTTTTAGTGTTTTTAACACGTTCTGACATGATTTTAGAAGCTCTAAACTCATCACGTCTTACCAACATCGTTACTTTGGTACAAAGTTTTGATAAGTAATGTGCTTCTTCACAAGCACTATCTCCTGCTCCAACAATTACGACTTCTTGATTTCTATAGAAAAAACCATCACAAACAGCACATGCAGAAACACCGCCTCCTAATTTCAAATATTTCTGTTCAGACTCTAAACCTAAATATTTTGCACTAGCTCCGGTAGATATGATTATGGTGTCGCAATGAATTTCTTTCTCTTCATTAACCCAAACTTTATGGACATCTCCTGAAAAATCAACTTTAGTAATCCAACCGTTTCTAACATCTGTTTCAAAACGTTCTGCCTGCTTTTGCAATTCCATCATCATAGCTGGACCTGTAATTCCATCAGGATATCCAGGAAAATTTTCAACTTCGTTAGTCGTTGTTAACTGTCCACCTGGTTGAGTACCTTGATATAAAACAGGTTTCATATTAGCTCTAGCGGCATAAATCGCTGCAGTATAACCTGCAGGTCCAGAACCTATTATTAAGCATTTTACTTTTTCTATTGTCTCTGACATATTAAATTCGTTTTATCTTCTACAAAAGTAGAATTTTTATAAGGAAACTTACACTAGACTCATTAAAAGTTATTATTAAACCATAAGGACTTCTTATATCATTATTTTTAAGATCTACTTATCCAAAATACAGTGAGTTAAAATTCTAGCTGAATTAAATTAGATTCAAAAAAAATAAAATCACAGGTCAAGCCGAAATTAAAAAACTAGGGACTCCATTTTTATGAAGATTATAAAAACACTAACCTGTTAACATTCGGAGATTGTTTTATAAAGTTTACCAATAAATAAACTCAGAAAAATAAAGCAACAAATCTTTGCTGCAAAAGCCAAACTACCAATAATATGACCGAAGCCAAGAATAGCTGATATAAAGGCTAACATGATAAAAAAGATGGTCCAACGCATAAGTAGTATTCTATAATGTTACACAAAGATAAAAACCTAACAACATTCAAAAAAATGCTTTAACATGCTATTACAAAGAGTTTAACGGACATTAACATACCTGGTTAATTATTAAGAACTAATTAAGAAGTCTACTTAAAACTGCAAAATATAACTGATTTGTCTTTCTTAAAAAACGGTGTAAACCAAAACAAATTCTCTAATAACCATAGTTGGTTACAAGAGAATTTGATTGTATAATATATTTTTAGGCTGTGTTATTACATCACTTAATTATCTTTTTTAATAACATCATCATTCCAAATTTAGAAAACATCCGATACCCTGTCTGTAACCACTGTGGTGGTTGAATCGCTTCTTTAAAATCGCCCTTAATTCCTTTTAATTCTTCCCAAGCAATTTGTTTTTCTAAACTCAGTTTTTTCAATGCTCTTTCTATGTCTGCTTCAGTCTTAAATTGTGCCATATTAATCAAAAAAGGTTTTAGAAATTGATTGGATAACTTTACTGTTAATTTGCTTTCTGTTAAAATAAATAACAACAGAGAACAACATAAAAACTAGACCGACTATTAAAAAACCTAAAGAAAAACTATCCAACATACTTCCTATAGCAATAGCACTACCCACTGCAATAAAAACAAATCCTATGAGCACCAATCCACCAATTAAAAGGGCTTTCAGTACTAAACTAACAGATGTTGTTAGTTGCTGAAAAACCTTAAGCTTGTAGTACTCGTGAGATTTCTTTAAATAATCTTCTCCTTTATCGATAGCCTGATTTGAAGAGTCTTGTATAGATTCAAAAACAGTCATACTATTTCTGCAATTTTTTATTCTTAGCTTTTAAATCTTTTAATTTACTTTCTAAAGAGGTAATGACATCGTCTGCCTTGTAACTTGCACTAGACACAATACTTTCCAATTGCGTATCTAACGTATGTTTTTGAGAGGTTAATGTACTTGACACTTGATCTTTTAAATGTATTGCCTCGTTAGCAATTTTATCTTTAGTGGCGATAGCCTCTTCTTTTAATTTTTTTCTTGTACTACTTCCTTTGTCAGGTGCAAATAAAATTCCTAATGTTGCTCCAATTGCGCCTCCTAATAAAAGTCCTAATGCTGTATTTGTGTTCTTACTCATCTTCTTTTTCTTTTTTAAATTATTAATAAATAACTGCATTTTAAAGTAGATAGTTATTCGTCCCTACTGACACAAAGTTATAAATCATTCATTTAATTATTCTTAAATAAAACGTAAATTAATTGATAAATATATGTTAAATGGAAATTATTAAAAGCATATACTATGGATAATCCATAATTTTAACAAAACAAAACTAAAAATGAAACACGCAATCCATACTAAAAACCCCTATTCAGGACAGTCCCTTGACCAGTATAAGTATCACACGACATCAGATATTAATACAATCCTGGAGCACGCTCAAAAAGCGTTTAATAATTGGAAAACAACAGATATCAAGCATCGCACAAAATTATTAAAAAATGTAGCGAATATTCTAGAAGATAAAAAAGAAGAATTTGGACAACTCATGACTCGCGAAATGGGTAAACCAATAAGTCAGAGTATTGCTGAAATTGAAAAATGCGCCAAGCTATGTGATTTTTATATTGCTAATGCTGATAAATTTTTATCTGATCAAATTATCAAAACGGAAGCTCACGAAAGCTTTATAAGTTACGATCCTTTAGGGACTATATTATCTGTAATGCCATGGAACTATCCTTTTTGGCAAGTATTTAGATTTGCAATTCCAACATTAACAGCAGGTAATGTCGGCTTACTTAAACACGCTTCAAATAGCACAGGAACTGCTATTGCCATCCAAAAACTATTTTTAGACGCTGGGTATCCTGAAGGTTGTTTTCAGACATTAGTAATTAATCATGAAGACATGGACGCTATTATTGGTAATGATATAGTAAAGGCAATTACCTTAACAGGTAGTGAAAAAGCGGGAAAAAGCATTGCGACATTAGCTGGTCAAAACTTAAAAAAGACAGTATTAGAGCTAGGCGGCAATAATGCTTGCGTTGTATTAGACGACGCTAATTTGGACAAATATTTAGATACAATGGTTACCGCTAGAATGCAAAATAACGGTCAAAGTTGTATCGCTGCAAAGCGTTTTATTGTCACAGAAAAAATTTACGATTCGTTTTTAGAACAATTCACTCAAAAAGTAAAAGATTTAAAAATTGGTGATCCTGAAGATACAGACACTTATATTAGCGTTATGGCTAGAGAAGATTTAGCTAAAGAATTAGAAACTCAAGTCTCAAAATCTATTAAAAAAGGAGCAACTGTACATTATGGTAATTCTAGAGACGGTGCTTTTTACCAACCGACTATTATTACAAATGTAAAACCTGATATGCCTCTTTTTGATGAAGAAACATTTGGGCCAGTAGCGGCAGTAATTAAAGCGAAGGACAAAAAAGAGGCGTTAGAGTTGGCCAAAAATTCAAGATTTGGATTAGGGACTATGATTTTTACAGAGAACATTAAAGCTATTTATGACGAGATAAGCGACATTCCTGATGGTGCTTTATTTATTAATGATATGGTTAAATCTGACCCAAGATTGCCGTTTGGCGGAACAAAAGCTTCTGGTTATGGTAGAGAATTATCTAAAGAAGGAATACTAGAGTTTGTAAACATAAAGACGGTTTACATCAATAAATAATTAATTTATCGGCAAAAAAGCGGTAAAAAACCACAAAAAAGACAATAAAAAAAGCCTCAGTAAAAACTGAAGCTTTTTTTGTCGGGGTGGCAGGATTCGAACCTGCGGCCTCCACGTCCCAAACGT
This portion of the Olleya sp. Bg11-27 genome encodes:
- a CDS encoding DUF4442 domain-containing protein, which translates into the protein MKISPSKLNTFTMLKLPSAYLCGVRTKVLNDEQCITTVKHRWINQNPFKSMFWAVQGMAAEFSTGAMMIMKIKASGKKISMLVTTNNATFTKKATGRITFVCNDGKKVDDALAEAIKTGKGQTLWMQSVGTNADGVVVSTFNFEWSVKVKS
- a CDS encoding GIN domain-containing protein → MTKQLLPLLFILMTTITFAQKKQKVKGSRVLTTKTTGVNAFQRLVLNEEFEVRLVKADSTKVSIMTDDNLHEYIKIISQDSTLTLKTTGRLQEKKLEIIVYYSDLLNTIELKEDAEINSTSSLDFKDLTLTTSGNAKAYLTIESNLFKLINNDKAKAELNITAKAATLELNNSSKVEALINASKIVVDLLESADAKIEGDTENLILNADNSSEFNGENLTTKNATVTAENRAEASIAASDNLVINASGTSILEIYGSSKITIEHFEGNAILKKKD
- the trxB gene encoding thioredoxin-disulfide reductase, producing the protein MSETIEKVKCLIIGSGPAGYTAAIYAARANMKPVLYQGTQPGGQLTTTNEVENFPGYPDGITGPAMMMELQKQAERFETDVRNGWITKVDFSGDVHKVWVNEEKEIHCDTIIISTGASAKYLGLESEQKYLKLGGGVSACAVCDGFFYRNQEVVIVGAGDSACEEAHYLSKLCTKVTMLVRRDEFRASKIMSERVKNTKNIEILFNTETEEVIGDGQVVTGVKVLNNKTNDSHLIPATGFFVAIGHKPNTDIFKGFLDLDETGYIINAKPGTSKTNIDGVFVSGDAADHVYRQAITAAGTGCMAALDAERYLAAKDSSFEVSTSNYN
- a CDS encoding DUF4440 domain-containing protein, producing the protein MKHSTLILAFLFSLSALSQVKKQSELHRTLAINDSLLFTEGLNKCNPSLMAKYIHSDFEFYHDKGGIDKGKQLFIKNIETMCAGEGMANKRILVRGSLIVYPLYDNKILYGAIQHGEHKFGDSTPKFTHLWLLEDATWKLSRVLSYDH
- a CDS encoding PspC domain-containing protein, whose translation is MNKTVNINLAGIFFHIDEDAYLKLQRYLEAIKRSFTDSQGRSEIIADIEIRIAELFSERMKTDRQVISNTEVDDVITIMGQPEDYLVDDEIFEDEPEQKSYSKSNTYSKSKNVNSKKLFRDTENSYVGGVCSGLAHYFNIEVIWVRLIWVLLIFGAGTGVFLYILLWVFIPEATSTADKLTMTGEEVTITNIEKKIRDGFDSVTENVKNIDFQKHADKFKEGFEQASDSFSESVKKIDTNKIKSSSKSFFESLGSVSSSLLKIVSKFIGITLVVSCVAGIIALAIGLIFGTFIDADFGFFTSDFVRTYDGTDGLFWLFPVLIFIVSVIPIIFFIYLGLKILVKNLKPMGSVAKYSLIGLWIMAVIGLAIVGTKQGLGYKEQASDIKTQQLTNIKTNDTLVLSMNYNDTFAERFIRDYGLQHTNDDNGNDVVFSQGIRLIVKSTKDSIAKLRVKKSARGINLGKAKNRAKNINYNYTLADNNLILDNYFTVPKNEISRDQEIELTLYLPEGSILYAEESTYNYHRNNTHYYNDILNNGMEEQYLLVKRAQLECLDCDTDNNDENNNKQSNTTTQDASIIVVNEDGLVAKTENLDVIINDEGAKASTKNVKVTINEEDGINITSNKDNKQ
- a CDS encoding PadR family transcriptional regulator; the protein is MKIENTKAQMRKGVLEYCILSVLKDEDAYVAEILGTLKDAKLLVVEGTIYPLLTRLKNAGLLNYRWEESTSGPPRKYYGLTETGHLFLKELTTTWNELQNAVNIVTSIKSTNNE
- a CDS encoding NAD-dependent succinate-semialdehyde dehydrogenase encodes the protein MKHAIHTKNPYSGQSLDQYKYHTTSDINTILEHAQKAFNNWKTTDIKHRTKLLKNVANILEDKKEEFGQLMTREMGKPISQSIAEIEKCAKLCDFYIANADKFLSDQIIKTEAHESFISYDPLGTILSVMPWNYPFWQVFRFAIPTLTAGNVGLLKHASNSTGTAIAIQKLFLDAGYPEGCFQTLVINHEDMDAIIGNDIVKAITLTGSEKAGKSIATLAGQNLKKTVLELGGNNACVVLDDANLDKYLDTMVTARMQNNGQSCIAAKRFIVTEKIYDSFLEQFTQKVKDLKIGDPEDTDTYISVMAREDLAKELETQVSKSIKKGATVHYGNSRDGAFYQPTIITNVKPDMPLFDEETFGPVAAVIKAKDKKEALELAKNSRFGLGTMIFTENIKAIYDEISDIPDGALFINDMVKSDPRLPFGGTKASGYGRELSKEGILEFVNIKTVYINK
- a CDS encoding TIGR00266 family protein; translated protein: MYQKNGASNNSLNAHEIDYEIFGEEMQYVEIELDPEEGVIAEAGSFMMMDDGIKMETIFGDGSQNDTGFLGKIFGAGKRLLTGESLFMTAFYNNLTGKRKVSFASPYPGKILAIDLLEHKGKFICQKDAFLCAAKGVSVGIEFSKKLGRGLFGGEGFIMQKLEGDGLTFVHAGGTLAKKVLKRGETLRVDTGCIVGFTQDVNYDIEFVGGIKNTIFGGEGMFFAKLQGPGIVYIQSLPFSRLAGRVLQSIPSGEKSRGEGSILGGLGNLLDGDNRF
- a CDS encoding DUF4870 domain-containing protein → MITNHQKNLATFIHLSTFSRFIFPFGNIIAPIILWIANKDKSDFIDTHGKQAINFQFSILLYAMIIGILTIPFFAFSLFDHLDILDFHAFEGIHINISDPSPLFYIGGSLGLLAVIAFILELIFIINASLKAKNGENYNYPFTINFIK
- a CDS encoding YtxH domain-containing protein, producing MSKNTNTALGLLLGGAIGATLGILFAPDKGSSTRKKLKEEAIATKDKIANEAIHLKDQVSSTLTSQKHTLDTQLESIVSSASYKADDVITSLESKLKDLKAKNKKLQK